A DNA window from Paenibacillus sp. HWE-109 contains the following coding sequences:
- a CDS encoding DeoR/GlpR family DNA-binding transcription regulator, with protein MITNQINGRQQQILDRMALDGEIRIAELKEMFDVTEMTIRRDIEKLETMGLLRRTFGGAILIGKDIALQDRTGVMMEEKMKMGLRAAQLIHEGESIFLDGGSTTLQVAKYLTPNMPITVVTNALNIAAELQGKQIPTIVVGGMLLDKTSTLVGPVAAVAIAKMAFDRVFIGTTGLTIKHGFSNSNMHEAEIKRLVIEQASEVTVIMDHTKYGVRDLFSFAEIDAVHRIISDKYPEGELHATLKDSGVQLLVCS; from the coding sequence ATGATAACAAATCAAATAAATGGTCGGCAGCAACAAATCTTAGATCGGATGGCACTCGATGGTGAGATTCGAATTGCTGAATTGAAAGAAATGTTTGATGTCACTGAAATGACGATACGTCGTGATATAGAGAAGCTTGAGACGATGGGACTGCTTAGACGAACCTTTGGAGGCGCTATTCTCATAGGCAAGGATATTGCCCTGCAAGATCGTACAGGCGTCATGATGGAAGAAAAAATGAAAATGGGCCTCCGCGCAGCACAGCTCATTCATGAAGGGGAATCCATCTTTCTGGATGGAGGTTCAACGACACTTCAAGTAGCCAAGTATCTAACACCGAATATGCCGATCACTGTGGTTACCAATGCATTGAATATTGCAGCCGAGCTGCAAGGCAAGCAAATTCCGACCATTGTCGTGGGAGGCATGCTGCTGGATAAAACATCGACACTCGTTGGCCCCGTCGCTGCCGTAGCAATTGCCAAAATGGCGTTTGACCGCGTATTTATTGGAACAACGGGTCTCACCATCAAACACGGATTCAGCAACTCCAATATGCACGAGGCTGAAATCAAAAGGCTTGTTATCGAACAAGCGTCTGAAGTAACCGTAATAATGGATCACACGAAGTATGGTGTTCGGGATCTGTTTTCATTTGCTGAGATAGATGCGGTGCATCGCATTATTTCAGACAAGTACCCAGAAGGTGAACTTCATGCGACTTTAAAAGATAGCGGAGTTCAATTGCTGGTTTGTTCTTAG
- a CDS encoding cupin domain-containing protein, whose protein sequence is MKKTDFIDNKSQSYETRQNCHGGKGPFQLKDIIQAVSSSDKQYIKFIHDDIIPPGSTFGYHQHNSDVPLEEWYYCLSGHGIMELDGNQYEMSAGDISVCRASGSHGLINNGPEDLRIIVIYASAIQ, encoded by the coding sequence ATGAAAAAAACGGATTTTATCGACAACAAGTCACAAAGCTATGAGACTCGTCAAAATTGCCATGGAGGCAAAGGTCCTTTTCAGCTAAAGGATATTATTCAAGCAGTGTCATCAAGTGATAAGCAGTACATCAAATTCATTCATGATGATATAATCCCGCCAGGTTCTACCTTTGGTTATCACCAGCATAACAGCGATGTTCCTTTGGAAGAGTGGTATTACTGCCTTTCTGGTCACGGAATCATGGAGCTTGACGGCAACCAATATGAGATGTCGGCCGGCGACATAAGCGTTTGCCGTGCAAGTGGTAGCCACGGTCTTATTAATAACGGTCCGGAAGATTTAAGAATTATCGTTATATATGCTTCTGCAATACAATAA
- a CDS encoding Gfo/Idh/MocA family protein → MRNRKLKVGVVGLTVGASHVKDYANSDNVEEIVLCDVDESRLQDIGDKYNISKKYTDFDNMLKEENLDAISLAVPNFLHMRLAIQAMEAGVHVLCEKPMARNAEEGKKMLEAAQKHNKKLMINFNQRFQHECQTLKSVIDEGKIGDIYYIRTQWQRRRGVPWWYPLSSGKELCGGGAMIDLGVHVLDRAMWFCGYPDPEWVLGNTFCKVSKDEAARRGIQNFELEDMGVAMYRMTNGIMLELEASWASNRENEVVATRIYGSKGGAVLHTVVGDGKATCNKVFLEIDGEVHDIPLDDFRISEMPNVRQAFLDAIVNDDEVPCTPQQGLKITQMLDSVYLSAENGTPIKFG, encoded by the coding sequence TTGAGGAACAGAAAACTCAAAGTTGGTGTTGTCGGCTTAACTGTAGGGGCAAGTCATGTTAAAGACTATGCTAACAGCGACAACGTAGAAGAAATTGTGTTGTGCGATGTTGATGAATCAAGACTGCAAGATATAGGTGATAAATATAACATTTCAAAAAAATATACGGATTTCGATAACATGTTGAAAGAAGAAAATCTGGATGCCATCAGCCTCGCAGTTCCTAATTTTTTACATATGAGGCTTGCCATTCAGGCCATGGAAGCGGGAGTGCATGTACTTTGTGAAAAGCCTATGGCAAGAAATGCGGAAGAGGGGAAGAAAATGCTTGAAGCTGCTCAAAAACACAACAAGAAGTTAATGATCAATTTCAATCAGCGTTTTCAGCATGAATGCCAAACGCTAAAATCCGTTATCGACGAAGGCAAGATCGGCGATATCTATTATATACGGACACAGTGGCAACGAAGGCGAGGGGTGCCGTGGTGGTATCCGCTTTCATCAGGAAAAGAACTATGCGGCGGTGGAGCTATGATTGATCTTGGTGTTCATGTGCTCGACCGCGCCATGTGGTTTTGCGGGTATCCAGATCCGGAATGGGTATTAGGAAACACATTTTGCAAGGTCTCGAAGGACGAGGCTGCACGCAGAGGCATTCAGAATTTCGAGCTCGAAGACATGGGTGTAGCTATGTATCGTATGACGAACGGGATTATGCTTGAATTGGAAGCATCATGGGCCAGCAACCGTGAGAACGAGGTGGTTGCAACACGGATATACGGCTCCAAGGGTGGTGCGGTCCTGCATACAGTAGTTGGAGATGGTAAGGCCACATGCAATAAAGTGTTCTTGGAAATCGACGGAGAGGTCCATGACATTCCTTTAGATGATTTCAGGATTTCTGAGATGCCGAACGTTCGGCAAGCGTTTCTGGATGCTATTGTCAATGATGATGAGGTACCGTGCACACCTCAACAAGGACTTAAGATAACCCAAATGTTAGACTCAGTTTACTTGAGTGCTGAAAATGGCACACCGATAAAATTTGGATGA
- a CDS encoding AraC family transcriptional regulator gives MDISSMHFGKHCVPEWKWHVPVGCHPGFTLWSIWGGEGQIMLGKNCYKLSIGDVFFINYKKEINAYQNEHSSLDVRYIDFTLRNPNILCDLPEYRHFDQYHFVLEIFNRFRLAEERNNLPQMEIWLQALIAEYQSKTPASAGAYTAQIDELCRMFQQHPQHPYNLSELAQNFSLTTDHLIRIFKQERGITPYAYLQHCRLETAKTLLRMSTLSITDIANSCGFSDIYNFSRFFQSKTGLSPRKFRI, from the coding sequence ATGGACATTTCATCTATGCATTTCGGGAAGCACTGCGTTCCAGAATGGAAATGGCATGTTCCCGTCGGTTGTCATCCAGGGTTTACCTTGTGGAGTATTTGGGGTGGAGAAGGTCAAATAATGCTAGGCAAGAACTGCTACAAATTAAGTATCGGCGATGTTTTTTTTATCAATTATAAGAAGGAGATCAACGCCTATCAAAATGAACACTCCAGTCTCGATGTTCGTTATATAGATTTTACATTGCGTAATCCGAATATCTTGTGTGACTTGCCTGAGTATCGCCATTTTGATCAATATCATTTTGTATTAGAGATTTTTAATCGTTTTCGTTTAGCCGAAGAAAGAAATAATTTGCCGCAAATGGAAATATGGCTGCAAGCACTTATTGCGGAATATCAAAGTAAAACTCCAGCATCCGCCGGAGCATATACAGCACAAATTGATGAACTATGCCGTATGTTTCAACAACATCCACAGCATCCATACAATTTGAGTGAACTTGCCCAGAACTTCTCTCTAACGACAGATCATTTAATACGCATTTTTAAACAGGAGCGCGGGATTACGCCTTACGCCTATCTGCAGCACTGCAGATTGGAAACTGCCAAGACGCTGCTGCGCATGTCTACTCTCAGTATCACAGACATTGCGAACAGTTGCGGCTTTTCTGATATATATAATTTTTCTCGTTTTTTCCAGTCAAAAACAGGCTTGTCCCCAAGAAAATTCCGCATTTGA
- a CDS encoding transposase zinc-binding domain-containing protein, whose product MKGATILRWCSFRCKGRFCTTCSCKRTEEWSRVLSEEVSQVNHRHVILTIDEALRDMFLGWGE is encoded by the coding sequence GTGAAGGGTGCCACGATCTTAAGGTGGTGCTCTTTTCGGTGCAAGGGACGTTTCTGCACGACGTGTTCATGCAAAAGAACGGAAGAGTGGAGCCGTGTCTTGTCTGAGGAAGTATCTCAAGTCAACCATCGACATGTTATCTTGACAATCGACGAAGCTCTAAGAGACATGTTTTTGGGTTGGGGTGAGTGA